One Pieris brassicae chromosome 11, ilPieBrab1.1, whole genome shotgun sequence DNA window includes the following coding sequences:
- the LOC123716626 gene encoding NADH dehydrogenase [ubiquinone] iron-sulfur protein 5, with protein sequence MSISPFLRSPFTDITGGLVSHQMLGECQKEEMRYMDCLEAYGLERGRKKCAYLIEDFQECQTKTKQFKRFMAMRKERERQIAEGKLTGDKKYVTPRIDSY encoded by the exons ATGTCGATTTCTCCTTTTCTACGTTCACCGTTTACTGATATCACTGGAGGATTGGTATCACATCAAATGCTGGGTGAATGCCAAAAAGAGGAAATGCGCTATATGGATTGCCTAGAAGCGTACGGTTTAGAACGCGGCCGTAAAAAATGCGCTTACTTAATTGAAGATTTTCAGGAATGTCAAACAAAAACTAAGCAGTTCAAGAGATTTATG GCTATGAGAAAGGAACGTGAAAGACAAATTGCTGAAGGAAAATTAACTGGGGACAAAAAGTATGTTACCCCCAGAATTGATagttactaa
- the LOC123716689 gene encoding tyrosine-protein kinase receptor torso-like, whose product MHLYAWLLIMKTCAFLPGLFADTLLTDLPLTEEQLKRLACDVCSDMFESEGVDKCVNIFLGTHYEKDTEPPSVQVKCRSEQKLTFAVPRSNDWQLVVLIPEEVDMMDYLIFNVMEPQTEIGSIYTPPGAFTLWSALVNDSGSPSNWKNSSIEDWNDIAADIEERNYVVNYTFLFDNFDNTTADIDVKLTWNTTDPSDVCFEVYNRCNSNTLGNVLHSSIGADKNNSLIARVPLDDKCSILVKGKYGTTKFQYQTPSCYDLPGCKYLPEKPENVTLTAKRNGDSWLVSVKWRPPKFPPSYYNVTLRADKVYTIKASYLSSVANFTNVTGRGYYNVTVDAINKIGHALTFRRNIFPPVEESASVSLLIGAWAEVIVISAIIATFFVWWKRQRDIKKRNMYFPGVREKVLRDAELEICCVESGSEEQWEVKPERLLLHEVIGEGAFGVVRRGTLSPDDKIVAVKMLKDFPSVEEIRSFRAEMELMKSVGSHPHVVSLVGCFRGRKPFIIAEYCSRGDLLTFLRCSWDLMVTRRNGNYNNNEEQDYRDIKTKDSQLVINRLYDLQGICDTELTVLDLLSFCRQIAMGMEFLASNRVVHRDLAARNILVTADRTLKIADFGLSRDVYQENQYKQKGNGKMPVKWMALESLTHRIYTTLSDVWSFGVVMWEIVTVGGAPYPSVGAARLPRLLRAGYRMPRPSNCSGQLYELMLSCWNERPRSRPTFTELHRALDGLLCASAHHYLDLQLPPEPAYPRPTTQRYVRMIMRGKWPWTNRYQRSLTTKYAPAVNN is encoded by the exons atgcatttatatgCGTGGttgttaattatgaaaactTGTGCCTTTTTACCGGGATTATTTGCGGATACTTTATTAACAGATTTACCATTAACGGAAGAGCAGCTTAAGAGGTTAGCTTGTGATGTATGTTCTGATATGTTCGAATCG gAAGGAGTGGATAAATGTGTGAATATATTTCTGG GAACACACTACGAAAAAGATACTGAACCTCCCTCTGTGCAAGTAAAATGCAGATCAGAACAAAAACTCACCTTCGCAGTGCCACGTTCTAATGATTGGCAGCTCGTGGTTTTAATACCTGAAGAAGTTGACATGATGGACTAT ttaatatttaatgtgatgGAACCTCAAACAGAAATTGGGTCTATTTATACACCGCCTGGGGCTTTTACACTTTGGTCGGCACTGGTAAATGATTCCGGAAGTCCCTCTAATTGGAAGAACAGTTCAATAGAAGATTGGAATGACATAGCTGCTGACATTGAGGAAAGGAATTATGttgttaattatacatttttatttgacaattttGATAATACTACGGCGGATATTGACGTGAAATTAACATGGAATACAACGGATC caaGTGATGTCTGCTTCGAGGTTTACAATCGTTGTAACAGTAATACACTTGGGAACGTATTGCATAGCAGTATAGGG GCAGATAAGAACAATTCTTTAATTGCGAGAGTGCCGCTAGATGACAAATGCTCTATACTAGTGAAGGGCAAATATGGAACTACGAAATTTCAATATCAAACTCCGTCCTGTTATGACCTACCGGGATGCAAGTATT TGCCCGAAAAGCCGGAAAATGTAACATTAACGGCTAAAAGAAATGGTGATTCCTGGCTTGTTAGTGTCAAATGGAGACCACCGAAGTTCCCTCCCTCTTACTACAATGTTACACTTAGAGCGGATAAAGTATACACTATAAAGGCGTCCtat TTGTCATCTGTAGCAAATTTTACGAATGTGACAGGCAGAggatattataatgtaactgTAGATGctataaacaaaattggtCACGCTCTTACCTTCCGGAGAAATATATTTCCGC ccGTTGAAGAGTCTGCTTCGGTGAGTTTGTTGATCGGTGCTTGGGCTGAAGTTATCGTGATATCAGCAATAATCGCAACTTTTTTTGTGTGGTGGAAACGACAACGCGACATTAAGAAAAGGAACATGTATTTTCcg GGCGTTAGGGAAAAAGTTTTAAGAGACGCCGAGTTGGAGATCTGTTGCGTAGAATCCGGATCGGAGGAGCAGTGGGAAGTGAAGCCTGAACGCTTGCTCCTTCATGAGGTTATTGGCGAAGGCGCTTTCGGAGTTGTGAGAAGAGGAACCCTGTCTCCTGACGATAAGATTGTTGCTGTGAAAATGCTGAAAG ATTTTCCTTCAGTAGAAGAGATCCGGTCATTCAGAGCTGAGATGGAATTGATGAAGAGTGTGGGGAGTCATCCGCACGTTGTGAGCCTAGTGGGCTGCTTCAGGGGACGGAAGCCCTTCATCATTGCGGAGTACTGCAGCAGGGGAGATTTGCTTACTTTTCTTCG ATGCTCCTGGGACTTAATGGTAACTCGCCGCAATGGAAACTACAATAACAATGAAGAACAAGATTATAGAGACATCAAAACCAAGGATTCCCAGCTCGTAATCAACAGACTTTACGACCTACAGGGAATTTGCGACACGGAACTAACAGTTTTAGACCTCCTTTCCTTCTGCAGACAAATCGCTATGGGCATGGAGTTCCTTGCCTCGAATCGAGTAGTTCACAGGGATCTGGCAGCGAGAAATATTCTGGTAACTGCCGATAGGACCCTGAAAATTGCAGATTTTGGACTTTCTAGAGACGTGTACCAAGAAAACCAATATAAACAGAAGGGAAACGGAAAAATGCCAGTTAAATGGATGGCGTTAGAGTCCCTAACGCATAGGATTTATACAACGCTGAGTGATGT TTGGTCATTCGGTGTGGTAATGTGGGAGATTGTGACCGTGGGAGGTGCTCCATATCCGTCAGTGGGTGCTGCTCGACTGCCTCGGTTGCTTCGCGCTGGGTACCGCATGCCCAGACCTTCTAATTGTTCGGGTCAACT CTATGAGTTAATGCTATCCTGTTGGAATGAACGACCCCGATCCCGCCCTACATTCACGGAGCTGCATCGCGCATTGGATGGTTTATTATGCGCCAGCGCACACCACTACCTCGATTTACAACTTCCGCCGGAACCGGCGTATCCACGGCCTACGACTCAAAGATACGTACGGATGATTATGCG AGGCAAATGGCCATGGACGAACCGCTACCAACGTTCTCTCACAACTAAATACGCTCCTGCTGTGAATAATTAA